One segment of Bradyrhizobium sp. WD16 DNA contains the following:
- the folE gene encoding GTP cyclohydrolase I FolE, with protein sequence MDAIIKQLRTPSEIPASEFQASAIQADLPRPSREEAELAVKTLLAYIGENPAREGLLDTPRRVVEAYDELFQGYHLCPAEVLNRTFGETAGYDDFVLVRDIPFTSHCEHHVMPFYGKAHVAYTPVERVVGLSKLARLVDIFAHRLQTQEHLTAQIAGAIDTVLKPRGVAVLVEAEHTCMSVRGVAKHGASTLTTRFTGVFRNNPDDQNRFLNLVRDKR encoded by the coding sequence ATGGACGCGATTATCAAGCAGCTGCGGACCCCGTCGGAGATCCCGGCTTCGGAATTCCAGGCTTCTGCCATTCAGGCCGACCTGCCACGCCCCTCGCGCGAGGAGGCCGAACTCGCGGTGAAGACGCTGCTTGCCTATATCGGCGAGAATCCTGCCCGCGAAGGCCTGCTCGACACCCCGCGTCGGGTGGTCGAGGCCTATGACGAACTGTTTCAGGGGTATCATCTCTGCCCCGCCGAGGTGTTGAACCGGACCTTCGGCGAGACTGCCGGATATGACGATTTCGTGCTGGTGCGGGACATCCCCTTCACCTCCCATTGCGAGCATCACGTGATGCCGTTCTACGGCAAGGCGCATGTCGCCTATACGCCCGTGGAGCGGGTGGTCGGCCTGTCCAAGCTTGCGCGTCTCGTTGATATCTTCGCCCATCGCTTGCAGACCCAGGAGCATCTCACCGCGCAGATCGCCGGTGCGATCGACACCGTGCTCAAGCCGCGCGGCGTGGCGGTGCTGGTCGAAGCAGAACACACCTGCATGTCGGTGCGCGGCGTCGCCAAGCATGGCGCCTCGACGCTGACGACGCGCTTTACCGGCGTGTTCCGCAATAATCCCGACGACCAGAATCGTTTCCTGAACCTGGTTCGCGACAAGCGCTAA